A part of Amyelois transitella isolate CPQ chromosome 12, ilAmyTran1.1, whole genome shotgun sequence genomic DNA contains:
- the LOC106142575 gene encoding pre-mRNA splicing regulator USH1G isoform X2: MTPTLWAAFEGHIEALRLLCGRGGEPDKADYFGNTALHFAAARGHKECVTFLVNFGANVFAIDVDGHTAQELAAINGRDDILRFLDQATAKLENNDKKKAKAFKDKARKDYEKYQKQYQKRQSKAEVLAEKELKKLAKEWDQGYNEDVAPMPHRPSNVLLALKQKMIRSTSQGNLLSEEQPRPTYSALVGTVNSAARGRGAVYKKALASKLKNSTVGRTGPNDDFKIGEVETTGRRSVTSLSGVRRDSEVMYVGTFGSGPQQRGNVADVFTDNTETRGKASLTRSVSQPDFTAAAGEDSGIGQEVLLQEPASIFDRPGFGSVAFRRSITATLSALPAISPGEDLSIGSAGSLAARHAYQPNEWNSAQSESSTITSDEEGETEETGYASLERFLTAWGLAQYVQKFKDEQIDLDALMLLTEADMKSLGLPLGPYRKLVTAVQERKQALAHPGAIIDSAI; this comes from the exons ATGACCCCCACCCTTTGGGCCGCCTTCGAGGGGCACATCGAGGCTTTAAGGTTGCTGTGTGGAAGAGG AGGCGAGCCTGACAAAGCAGATTACTTCGGCAACACGGCGCTTCACTTCGCGGCCGCTAGAGGGCACAAGGAATGCGTCAcgtttttagtaaattttggCGCCAACGTGTTCGCAATAGACGTAGACGGACACACTGCGCAGGAGTTGGCGGCCATCAATGGAAGGGATGATATATTGAGGTTCTTGGACCAGGCCACTGCTAAGCTGGAGAATAATGATAA AAAAAAGGCAAAAGCCTTCAAAGACAAAGCGAGAAAAGACTACGAAAAGTACCAGAAACAGTATCAAAAGAGGCAAAGCAAAGCCGAGGTGTTGGCGGAGAAGGAACTAAAGAAGTTAGCTAAAGAGTGGGACCAGGGTTACAACGAAGATGTGGCCCCAATGCCGCATAGACCCAGCAATGTGCTGCTGGCTCTTAAGCAGAAGATGATCAGGTCTACCAGCCAAG GAAACCTCCTATCAGAAGAGCAGCCTCGGCCTACATACAGTGCGCTCGTGGGCACGGTCAACTCCGCTGCGAGAGGCAGAGGTGCCGTTTACAAGAAGGCCTTGGCCAGCAAGCTCAAGAATAGCACCGTGGGCAGGACTGGACCTAATGATGACTTCAAG ATCGGCGAAgtagaaactactggtcgtcgCTCGGTGACGTCATTGTCTGGCGTCCGCCGGGATTCGGAAGTAATGTACGTCGGTACCTTCGGCTCGGGACCTCAACAGAGGGGCAATGTGGCCGACGTATTTACGGATAACACTGAAACACGCGGCAAGGCTTCTTTGACCAG ATCAGTCAGCCAACCAGATTTCACGGCGGCGGCGGGTGAAGACAGCGGCATCGGACAAGAAGTACTTTTGCAAGAACCAGCCAGCATATTTGATAGGCCCGGATTTGGAAGTGTTGCGTTCAG GCGATCAATAACGGCGACTTTGAGCGCGTTACCGGCCATTTCCCCCGGCGAGGACCTGTCCATAGGATCGGCCGGCTCCCTCGCCGCCAGGCACGCCTACCAACCCAACGAATGGAACTCCGCACAGTCAG aGAGTTCTACAATAACGTCTGACGAAGAAGGTGAAACTGAGGAGACGGGTTACGCTTCCCTCGAGCGATTCCTGACCGCGTGGGGCTTGGCCCAGTACGTGCAGAAATTCAAAGACGAACAAATAGACTTGGACGCCCTGATGTTGCTGACTGAGGCCGATATGAAGTCGCTGGGTCTTCCCCTGGGACCGTACAGGAAGTTGGTCACCGCCGTCCAGGAGAGGAAGCAGGCTCTGGCTCACCCTGGAGCGATAATCGATTCGGCGATATGA
- the LOC106142575 gene encoding pre-mRNA splicing regulator USH1G isoform X1: protein MTTDRFHKAAKDGLLEVLREATRKECNNKDESGMTPTLWAAFEGHIEALRLLCGRGGEPDKADYFGNTALHFAAARGHKECVTFLVNFGANVFAIDVDGHTAQELAAINGRDDILRFLDQATAKLENNDKKKAKAFKDKARKDYEKYQKQYQKRQSKAEVLAEKELKKLAKEWDQGYNEDVAPMPHRPSNVLLALKQKMIRSTSQGNLLSEEQPRPTYSALVGTVNSAARGRGAVYKKALASKLKNSTVGRTGPNDDFKIGEVETTGRRSVTSLSGVRRDSEVMYVGTFGSGPQQRGNVADVFTDNTETRGKASLTRSVSQPDFTAAAGEDSGIGQEVLLQEPASIFDRPGFGSVAFRRSITATLSALPAISPGEDLSIGSAGSLAARHAYQPNEWNSAQSESSTITSDEEGETEETGYASLERFLTAWGLAQYVQKFKDEQIDLDALMLLTEADMKSLGLPLGPYRKLVTAVQERKQALAHPGAIIDSAI, encoded by the exons ATGACAACGGACAGATTTCATAA AGCTGCCAAAGACGGTCTCCTGGAGGTGCTTCGGGAAGCAACCAGGAAGGAATGCAACAACAAGGACGAGTCGGGGATGACCCCCACCCTTTGGGCCGCCTTCGAGGGGCACATCGAGGCTTTAAGGTTGCTGTGTGGAAGAGG AGGCGAGCCTGACAAAGCAGATTACTTCGGCAACACGGCGCTTCACTTCGCGGCCGCTAGAGGGCACAAGGAATGCGTCAcgtttttagtaaattttggCGCCAACGTGTTCGCAATAGACGTAGACGGACACACTGCGCAGGAGTTGGCGGCCATCAATGGAAGGGATGATATATTGAGGTTCTTGGACCAGGCCACTGCTAAGCTGGAGAATAATGATAA AAAAAAGGCAAAAGCCTTCAAAGACAAAGCGAGAAAAGACTACGAAAAGTACCAGAAACAGTATCAAAAGAGGCAAAGCAAAGCCGAGGTGTTGGCGGAGAAGGAACTAAAGAAGTTAGCTAAAGAGTGGGACCAGGGTTACAACGAAGATGTGGCCCCAATGCCGCATAGACCCAGCAATGTGCTGCTGGCTCTTAAGCAGAAGATGATCAGGTCTACCAGCCAAG GAAACCTCCTATCAGAAGAGCAGCCTCGGCCTACATACAGTGCGCTCGTGGGCACGGTCAACTCCGCTGCGAGAGGCAGAGGTGCCGTTTACAAGAAGGCCTTGGCCAGCAAGCTCAAGAATAGCACCGTGGGCAGGACTGGACCTAATGATGACTTCAAG ATCGGCGAAgtagaaactactggtcgtcgCTCGGTGACGTCATTGTCTGGCGTCCGCCGGGATTCGGAAGTAATGTACGTCGGTACCTTCGGCTCGGGACCTCAACAGAGGGGCAATGTGGCCGACGTATTTACGGATAACACTGAAACACGCGGCAAGGCTTCTTTGACCAG ATCAGTCAGCCAACCAGATTTCACGGCGGCGGCGGGTGAAGACAGCGGCATCGGACAAGAAGTACTTTTGCAAGAACCAGCCAGCATATTTGATAGGCCCGGATTTGGAAGTGTTGCGTTCAG GCGATCAATAACGGCGACTTTGAGCGCGTTACCGGCCATTTCCCCCGGCGAGGACCTGTCCATAGGATCGGCCGGCTCCCTCGCCGCCAGGCACGCCTACCAACCCAACGAATGGAACTCCGCACAGTCAG aGAGTTCTACAATAACGTCTGACGAAGAAGGTGAAACTGAGGAGACGGGTTACGCTTCCCTCGAGCGATTCCTGACCGCGTGGGGCTTGGCCCAGTACGTGCAGAAATTCAAAGACGAACAAATAGACTTGGACGCCCTGATGTTGCTGACTGAGGCCGATATGAAGTCGCTGGGTCTTCCCCTGGGACCGTACAGGAAGTTGGTCACCGCCGTCCAGGAGAGGAAGCAGGCTCTGGCTCACCCTGGAGCGATAATCGATTCGGCGATATGA